A window of the Mesotoga prima MesG1.Ag.4.2 genome harbors these coding sequences:
- a CDS encoding ABC transporter ATP-binding protein, producing MSLILKNVRKVFTSYGTETVAVDDFDQEIRRGQLVTLLGPSGCGKTTTLRIIAGFEVPTNGRVLLDGKDVTNLPPNRRNISMVFQSYALFPHLTVEENISFGLKLKRLDRSTMKKKIREMTDLVGLKGLEKRRPDQLSGGQQQRVALARSLVMEPSVLLFDEPLSNLDAKLRESMRLEIRRIQQEVNITSVYVTHDQVEAMSISDIIVVMNDGKVMQIGSPFDIYARPQNSFVADFIGRVNFIDGEVESINGDSVTVSSSSLGKKFVGRKGGELSPGDGVRIVLRPESLSDREEDKINVLSGKVLKYVFLGSNVEYEIELPDGKILNAVTFNPIERKFPVVGKETDLYFSKESAWVINN from the coding sequence ATGAGTCTAATATTAAAAAATGTGAGAAAGGTCTTCACGAGCTACGGAACGGAAACGGTTGCCGTAGACGATTTCGATCAGGAGATCCGAAGAGGGCAACTGGTAACGCTTCTGGGGCCTTCGGGTTGTGGAAAGACTACCACATTGAGGATCATCGCGGGTTTTGAAGTTCCTACAAACGGGCGCGTCTTGCTGGATGGAAAGGACGTCACAAACCTACCTCCCAACCGGAGAAACATTTCGATGGTCTTCCAGAGTTACGCTCTCTTCCCCCATCTAACAGTGGAAGAAAATATCTCTTTTGGTTTGAAGCTCAAGAGACTGGACAGAAGCACCATGAAGAAGAAGATAAGGGAAATGACAGATCTCGTAGGACTCAAGGGACTTGAAAAGAGAAGACCGGATCAGTTGTCGGGAGGTCAGCAACAAAGGGTGGCACTAGCAAGAAGTCTTGTTATGGAACCAAGTGTTCTGCTCTTCGATGAGCCGCTTTCGAATCTGGATGCGAAACTGAGAGAGTCTATGAGGCTTGAGATCCGGCGAATTCAACAGGAGGTAAATATTACCAGTGTATATGTTACTCACGACCAGGTCGAGGCGATGAGTATTTCCGACATAATTGTTGTAATGAACGATGGGAAGGTTATGCAGATAGGGAGTCCGTTCGACATTTATGCGAGACCTCAGAACAGCTTCGTAGCGGATTTCATAGGAAGAGTTAACTTCATTGACGGCGAGGTAGAATCTATCAATGGAGACTCGGTAACTGTTTCATCCAGTTCACTGGGAAAAAAGTTTGTGGGCAGAAAAGGTGGAGAGCTCTCCCCTGGAGACGGTGTAAGGATAGTCTTAAGACCGGAGTCTTTATCTGACAGAGAAGAAGACAAGATCAATGTTCTAAGTGGAAAGGTGTTGAAATACGTGTTTCTGGGATCGAACGTCGAGTACGAAATTGAGCTTCCCGATGGAAAGATACTAAACGCAGTGACTTTCAACCCTATTGAGAGGAAGTTTCCAGTCGTAGGAAAGGAAACGGATCTGTATTTCTCGAAGGAGAGCGCTTGGGTTATAAACAACTGA